A stretch of the Malus sylvestris chromosome 10, drMalSylv7.2, whole genome shotgun sequence genome encodes the following:
- the LOC126585770 gene encoding G-type lectin S-receptor-like serine/threonine-protein kinase CES101 isoform X11: protein MGSCRTCLLIFSSLVVWTYYYTAASAQVTHKPGDTLKPGDTLKPGESLNSTTWLCSAMGTFCLGFCVYDKSNSSQLCIWGRDTSNTGWIASRDKPVLYPTGVLTLDKNKTLKIMDQGRTRLELYSASRETANTNTSTVVATLLDSGNFILQEVNTIHGSKNRILWQSFDHPTDTLYPGMMLGVNHRNGHMLSLTSWSSDYNPKPEPFTLEWDYKTQELQIKRRGVVYWTSGALTSKRFKLLRKRYNFSIVSNKNEDYFSYYSLSQTSASEWYLTSTGLLFDYGGVDIARADNCYGYNTDGGCQRWAEKPTCRHVGDIFELKTGFFKPTTTNSTPDSTFPSDSNESLSISDCKDSCWKNCECLGYTFLNADDESGCQYYTGINWEFIQDFTGDSTQNFNMLKTKSPHSNVHLLINAGTKKRIFIGTGITVATLLLMVPCIACYVLRRRKFALPGEKETNIIEDELLDLMRFDRPTDANARQNDGNMRHDLSVFSYASVMAATCNFSQENKLGQGGFGPVYKGKLVTGQEVAVKRLSKCSGQGTLEFKNELILIYELQHKNLVKLFGFCIHGEERMLIYEYMPNKSLDYFLFDSTRVMLLDWKKRFSIIEGIAQGLLYLHKYSRVTVIHRDLKASNILLDENMNPKISDFGMARIFKHNELEANTNRVVGT from the exons ATGGGTAGCTGCAGAACTTGCTTGCTCATATTTTCAAGCTTAGTGGTGTGGACTTATTATTATACTGCTGCAAGTGCACAGGTGACACACAAACCAGGTGACACACTCAAACCAGGTGACACACTCAAACCAGGTGAGTCTCTCAACTCCACAACTTGGTTATGTTCCGCAATGGGGACCTTCTGCTTAGGTTTCTGTGTATATGACAAATCGAATTCCAGCCAGTTGTGCATATGGGGACGTGATACTAGTAACACAGGGTGGATTGCTAGCCGAGACAAACCTGTTTTATACCCAACAGGAGTTCTTACCTTGGACAAGAACAAAACATTGAAAATTATGGACCAAGGCAGGACACGGTTGGAGCTTTACTCTGCTAGTAGAGAAACTGCAAATACTAACACTAGTACTGTGGTGGCTACTCTACTGGATTCTGGCAATTTTATCCTACAAGAAGTGAACACTATCCATGGATCGAAAAATCGGATTTTGTGGCAAAGTTTTGATCATCCAACAGATACCCTTTATCCAGGCATGATGTTAGGTGTTAACCATAGAAACGGGCACATGTTGTCACTTACTTCATGGTCAAGCGACTACAACCCAAAGCCGGAGCCTTTCACTCTTGAATGGGACTACAAAACGCAAGAATTGCAGATTAAGCGACGCGGAGTGGTTTACTGGACTAGTGGAGCCCTCACAAGTAAGAGATTTAAGCTGCTGAGGAAGAGGTATAATTTTAGCATTGTTTCGAACAAAAACGAAGACTACTTCTCTTACTACTCTCTAAGCCAGACTTCTGCATCAGAATGGTATTTAACCTCAACTGGACTGCTATTTGACTATGGAGGAGTTGATATTGCAAGAGCAGATAACTGTTATGGCTATAACACAGATGGAGGGTGCCAGAGATGGGCGGAGAAGCCAACTTGCAGACATGTTGGTGACATATTCGAGCTAAAAACTGGTTTCTTTAAACCAACCACCACAAATTCCACCCCAGATTCAACCTTCCCTAGTGATTCTAATGAAAGTCTAAGTATTAGTGATTGTAAAGATTCTTGTTGGAAAAATTGCGAGTGCCTCGGATACACCTTTCTAAATGCAGATGATGAGTCTGGATGTCAATATTATACCGGAATAAACTGGGAGTTCATACAAGACTTCACCGGTGATAGTACACAAAATTTCAATATGTTGAAAACAAAGTCACCTCACAGTAATG TACATTTACTAATCAATGCAGGAACAAAAAAGCGGATATTTATTGGCACTGGTATCACAGTTGCTACTCTACTACTAATGGTCCCCTGCATCGCCTGCTATGTACTACGAAGAAGAAAATTTGCACTTCCAG GCGAGAAAGAGACAAATATCATTGAGGATGAATTGCTTGACTTAATGAGATTTGATCGGCCTACTGATGCCAATGCACGTCAAAATGATGGAAATATGAGACATGATTTAAGTGTCTTTAGTTATGCATCTGTAATGGCTGCCACATGCAATTTCTCACAAGAAAACAAGCTCGGACAAGGGGGATTTGGTCCGGTTTATAAG GGAAAATTGGTGACGGGACAAGAAGTAGCAGTTAAGAGGCTTTCAAAGTGTTCAGGGCAAGGAACGTTGGAGTTTAAGAATGAATTGATACTCATATATGAACTCCAACATAAAAACCTTGTCAAACTTTTTGGATTTTGCATTCATGGTGAAGAGAGGATGCTTATATACGAGTATATGCCAAACAAAAGTTTGGACTACTTTTTATTCG ATTCAACAAGAGTCATGCTACTTGATTGGAAGAAGCGTTTCAGTATAATTGAAGGAATTGCTCAAGGATTGCTTTACTTGCACAAGTACTCAAGAGTTACTGTAATTCACAGAGATTTAAAAGCAAGTAACATACTACTTGATGAAAATATGAACCCCAAAATATCTGATTTTGGTATGGCAAGGATTTTCAAGCATAATGAACTAGAAGCAAATACTAATAGGGTTGTCGGAACATA
- the LOC126585770 gene encoding cysteine-rich receptor-like protein kinase 7 isoform X14: MSPEYAMDGLFSIKSDVYSFGVLMLEIVSGRRNNSFYNADRLLNIVGYAWELWKEGTVLELMDPALGDSCIKDQLLRCVHVGLLCVEENAADRPTMSDVVSMLTNQSTPLPLPAKAAFFTGRNVVENGSSGKKSEFFSSNEISNSTAVPR; this comes from the exons ATGTCTCCCGAGTATGCCATGGATGGCCTCTTTTCCATAAAATCTGATGTTTATAGTTTTGGAGTGTTAATGCTTGAAATTGTAAGCGGCAGGAGAAACAATAGCTTCTATAATGCTGATCGCCTGCTTAATATAGTAGGATAT GCATGGGAATTATGGAAGGAAGGCACAGTTCTAGAATTAATGGATCCAGCATTAGGCGATTCATGTATCAAAGATCAATTGTTAAGATGCGTTCATGTTGGTCTACTATGCGTGGAAGAAAATGCAGCTGATCGGCCTACCATGTCAGATGTCGTATCTATGTTGACAAATCAAAGCACACCGTTGCCATTGCCTGCAAAGGCAGCATTTTTTACAGGAAGAAATGTGGTTGAAAATGGTTCGAGTGGAAAAAAATCAgaatttttttcatcaaatgaGATATCCAATTCCACTGCTGTGCCGCGATGA